The DNA segment CAGCGTACGTAATCGAGTTTCATGCCATCATGTCTTTCTGCCCAGCAGCGCTGGAAACCGCTTTCATGCGTCTTGGTTGTTGGTGGAGAAGAAAACCCGCCTGAAAACAAAGATTctattttcaatagtttcaaaggCTTGAAGGAGCGTAGCCTTATTCAAAAGGAATTGATAGGAAGACTTTTCTCTCTCCGATTATCTCCTACAATAAGATAAGAGGTAAGAAGGAAGGAAGACTGTTTATGAATAGCCCTTTTCAGTTCCAATGCGCGGAATCGAAAAAAAGACTATCTTTCTTTCGGGGTCATAGATCAGAGAATTCCCTCTTTCAAGCTTCCTTACAGGCAGAAGAGTTAGCAAAGGTACAGACAGCCCGATCTAGCCAGTGAGCAAGCATGTCCGCTTTCGATTCAATATCTTTCTTAACACCCGGAAAATTATATGCCTCTATAGTAGCCTGCAATGGAATGCAGCTATTTCTGACGGATAGCTATGTTAGCTAGGCCACCTGCCTGATCAGGGTTTCCATCCGAACTAGtgccttaagcaggaaggcaAATGAAATTATGTGGTATGGTATCGTATATAAGAGAAAGCTTGCTTTTAGGAGTGATCTTTCGCCTTTATTGAGGAGATATAAAACAAGCTTACTTACTAATAAAGCGGCAAGAAGCACCTTCTTTCTCAAAGTCAACTTTCTCCCTTTTTACTAGTAGTTGAGTGCTCATTGTTGTTCGGATCTTGACCGGATCCGAGCTTCCCAAGCTCTATGCTGTTGGGGAACTCTGCAAGGGTCTTACCACCTTCTTGATTGACTATATTTGAGTCTTTGGAGTACTTTAGGATTATATTCCGCGCCGAGGATTTGTGCTTGTGGGCCGGGGTGAATATTGCAGACCAGCGGATCTGGTGGTCGACAATCGTTCGGACTTGGTAAAGGTTGTCGCAGCACCTGTAGTAGGACAGAGGACTTATCGCGATGCCCGCGGACCAATTTACGATGTCTCCGTCGCTGACGTTCGTCAAGCAGGCCACGTGGATTGGCCAGGGTCTTCTTCGGCTAATGAGACCTCGATCCCGAAGCCTTCGAAGTATCTTTTTGATAGGTGCCTCTATTTGTATGGGGAATTCGCTGCTGATAGATCTCGCCCAGTGTCCCCCTCCTTCCCCCGCCGCCTTCCGACCCGCGGGAGTATACAATGACAATGTCGGGGCATGAGTGCCCGATCGTGAGACTACCTGTTGAACGTCCGATGGCACCTTGCTCCGACCTGAGCTATGCAACAACGAGATCTCCCTTGATCCTTGCCGTATGTGCTTGACGGCCCCCCATAAGACGCTCACTTGGGGACTTCTTACTCCAGCTGTTCCAAGAGTCTCCGCTAGTTGAACCGCGTCCAGTAGACTCCCTGTTCCGCTCATCCCCTTCGTCAGCTCTTTGATCGGGATACTATTACCTAGGTTCCTAAACTTTGAATGGATGGCGGAGCGTAGGTGGCAAGCAGTTATATGGATACGGTGCTTTACCCGTAGACGCTTCTCCAGCTCTCGCAAGAATTGTATGGGAGTCGCCCTCGGAGGGACTTCCCGAATGACCGTACCGAGGAATTCTACCGTACTCCGTGCAGCTATGGTTGTTGATCCTGCAGAGTCTACCCAAAGGTTCAAGCCAGATTGTAGGAAGTGGGCGATACGTTTTTGTATTTCTATGAGAAGCTCGACGGAACCCACGATTCCCAGTAGTAAGTCGTCGGCATATCGCGCGTAACAAATCCTTATTAAGTAATAGGTTTTTAAGGGGGCCAGCTTACGGGCCAGGCCTCTCTCTGACCTGATAACAAGTATCGCCTCCCCGCCCAGCTCTATCAGCGGGCCCTTTCTTTTGCAATACTTAAAAGAGTCTCTCATGGCCCAATTATTATTACAGCGTTCTCTACCATAGAATTCGGACTTCCGGGTAAACCCGGCGGCTTCTATGAAGAAGGCGGCGCAAAGGAGGCTCGAGGGCTTGTTAAGGAAGGCGGCAAGGGCCGACGAAGGGTGGAAAACGAAAGGCGTTTTCTGGTCCCCCCTGAGCCGGGGGGTGCTTGTGGGGGGGGTGTGCCACGACGAAACAAGGGAATGAAAGGCCGCTTTGCGTTGGATGCTCTTTAACCTCCCCACAATGATGGCTCTGTTGTCTTGGGGAGCGTTGAAGCTTGCTTCTTCGGAAGACTTTTCTTGGTCATCAATACGACCTGTTCTTAATAGAACCGATCTTATTCTCTGAACAATCGGAATTTCGTACTTCTGTCGGATCCTCCCTATCTCCTGATCGAGCTTGTGTAGGTAGATGTTGCCTGGTAGGGCCGATAGTAATACACTGTGTGGGACGGAGTAAGGGCCCTTCTCACCTCCTACGAGTCGTCCGGCGGAAAAGACTTTCTGAATGGGGTAAAAGAACTTGGGATCGTCGATCTCTTCCTTAAAGATTGGGATGAGTCGATGTCGGTCGATGGTGTGAAAACACTTCCTGATGTCGAATTCCAAAAACCAGCGAGAGGTTCCCCACTCTTCTTTGATCCGTCTTAGGACGGAGTGGAAGCCTCGACCCGAGCGGAAGTGCGATGTGTCTGGAAACTCGAGATCGTAAATGGATTCGAGTACCATTCTGATCGCCTCTTTCATGATCCTTTCTATAGGTAGAACTACTGTGAGCGGTCTAAACTTCGACCCTTATTTCTTTCTTCATATTGTAAAGGGGAGCAAAGCCCGTTTTTTGCTCCCTCTATTGATAGAAAAAGGGCACTCCTGCCGTCGTTTCAGTGACTCATAGGGCTTCCCTCAGCTCAGTCTTTTTGGTTCTTGAGAATGGTCGCCACTTCTCCCAGGACCGGAATGATTATCCCTGCCCGATGGGTCTACATCCATCCCTGAATGTCGTCGGGTACTGTTAACTTCCCCGCCATTCTTGTAACTGTCACCTGTAATCCGCGCAGGTGTGTCCGCACCCCCCTGAGTGGACGAGAAAGAAAGGATTTCTCGGAGCAACCCCCCAGGTTCCAGACCCAGGAGTAAACTTTCCCGTATGAGCATTCGGTACATGTATCAGTCCGTGGAAGAGTGAAAGGGTCACCACTACTGAGGATCCCCCCCTAATCTTAGATAGGTCGTCTGAGGGTTCGCCGCGGTTCATTGCTGTGCTTACACACAAGGCTACCCTTTTCCGAAAGCTCCGCAGGACCACCTACCACTAGTCTTCGGCCGGAGGGGTTTATTGCACAAAAACGCCGGGGCGCAGGCTCCCGAAGAGAGAAGCCCAACGAATGTCAGATGCAAAGCCCCGCACCTCATTAAGATCATATTGGCATACTCTCCCAAAAAAGAAAGAGCAGACCCCATTGAAGACGAGAGTGAGGTACAACAAGGCCATTTCTGTCCACCGCCCTTCTCACGGAGCCGTACGTGGACGTTACCGCTCATACAGCTCCCAGCCAGCAAGCAGTTAGCCTTCCTCTACAAGGAATGGAAGTGTGGATGAATCGACATCAAATATAGGATTGTTGTTGTACACGATCTCCATTTTAGTAGTCCTAGCTATCCACTCCACTATGTGGTAGAGTGTTCGTCCCCACCCCTTCGCAGGGGTACCTTCCCTTTTAATTGAGAGAAGGACTCGGAATTTACTCCCCTCGATTCGAGATCCGAAAGAAGGGTATGGAGTTTCTCCAAGGAATGCTCTCCCGTGGCGGTACGCGGATTCTCGAGGGCCCGAGCTCCCCGTCCCAGCCAATCTCCTTCTGGATCAAGGCCAGACATGACCCTGAAAATATCGACCTTGACCTCGAATAGGTCTTCGGCTTCAATTCGGGCCTGTTGTATGATGTATGACCTCGGCAGAAGGAGGGGTTTTTCTCCTCAAACTCAAAGGCCGCTGTTGGATGCTTTCTACACTGTCGCCCCCTATGATCTCATCTTCTTGATATGGAAAGGGGACGACAGGGGCAGGGGAAGCTACTTCATTTGGGGCAGGCGCCGGACGTGCTCTTTCTTTTTGTAGGTTGATGGACGACGATGTGCCTGTGCTTTCCCTTTCTGAAGTCTCTCCCTGCCCTTTAGAAGATCTCAGGGCTTCCGTCCAGTTTGGATCTTCAGAGCTTGATGCGCCCGAAGGAGCCATCATCATCTTACCGAAATCGGTTTCGGCACTCATGACGGCCCCGACAATTAAAAGAAAGGACAAGGTCAGACTCCCGGGGAACCCCTTCATTAAGAAGGAAGTGAAGGTGTGCCTCCCCAGAGAGCCCCCAACTCTATAACATTTGGTCTCAAACAACTCTATTTTATCGAGTTTCAGGCAAAtataataaaagcacataatAGAGGAAGAAGAAGTAGGAAGGAATAGAAAAAATGACGGACTCTATTGATCAGACTCGTTAGTTCCGCAGCTCGGGGAGAAAGTTCCATAATTCAATTCAAGATAGATAGAAGGGAGAATGCCGctttagaaaaaaataaaaatcataagGAAACATtatgaaaagaaaaatctatCTAAAGAGAGAAGTCTATTAGATAATTAATAAagaaaagagagccaaagaagGAAGAGAGATTCCAAGGCTGGAATTCGAATTAGAacagaaaagaaattgaaatgatGATGATAAAAAGTGAAAAGAAGAGTGGATAGCTAGCGCAAGGAAATGGCAAAGGGATATCCTTTTCCCTGAGGAAAAAGAGAAACCTCCTGATTAAATACTAAATAAAGTACATATACTTTTTATTCAAAAAAATCAATATATACAATAATCACATTATATACGATATTTCGCACTTTATGGGTGTTGACACAAGTAGGCCTAGGCCAAGACAAGACACCTTCCTTCACTCTGCAATAGCCCGACAACTCTTCTCTTCACAAGTAGGCTTGGCGCAACGCTTAGTCGATTTTCAAAGCTGGAAAAGATGCAAGAAGACTGACGAGGCGCTGGAGTGAAGTGATTCCCGGGTGGGAATGGCGAACGGAGTTGGACTACTATGCACATCTCACATATTGGAAAAGGCAAACTAAAAAGGGGAACTCAGTCAATAGACAAAGAAAAAAACTGATATGTTACACAAAAACAATCCAATGTTTGTCTTTCTAAGGATTTATTTTCCTTGTCGTAGTTCATATTAAAGTTGGAaaaattcttctttttcttcttattgtGGAAACGGAGGGAAGGCAAAGGAAGAAAGCCGGGCAGGTGCTTTAAGAAGGCGCCAGTTGACTCCCCATAGGCAGAAGATTCCTATCCAGTTGGGGTCCCTTAGAGCGAGTTCCATTCTTTCAGCCCTGAATGTCTTTCCTTCTGCCTCCCCAGTTCAACAATAGGATTCTATCTTCTGGTTAAGCAAGATCTTAGTCATTTCGCCTTTGTGTGATAACTCTATCTTTCTGGAAGCTACCTCCCCTCTCTCTTTATGCACTTGCCTAGAAGGCTTAGGTGTCCGTGGGTAAGCAACCGCTGCTTATCGATTAATAGAGCCAGCTCCACGTCCGAGCCTTAGAATAGAACAAGACATTTGAATTCTAGCGCACTAGCCTTAGCTAGACTCCTGCTTCAAGTGCTGATTTGAATTTCTTAGTTGAAGGAGTGAGAATAGGCCTAAGGGAATAATCAATCCTGGGGTTCCTTTTGTCTCACCATTGGCTTCATTGGGATCATTTTCTAAGTATAGGAAGCAGAGAGGTTGCTAGTAGGTTTTTCTAAGTCCCTCCGTAGTCCAGTCCTTGAGTTCTTTCTTTGGAAGTAGTGAATGTGGTAAGAGGTGTATAACCATTACCCTTTCCTTTAGTCAGGAAAGGGCTATTTCCCCTACCTTTCTTTCTAGGCGCAGGATTTCATTCCCCTAGTGCTTTCTGTCCTTCTGAGGGGTGAAAGCGAGATTGAATGCTCTAAGCTGAGTGTAAGGGTAAGGTCGAGATAGTCTTGGCAATTCATCTACCTTGTTTGTGAGGTATTATTATGAAAATTCTAATTATTATATTAGGTAATAATCGCCTTATTTCTGTCTTGTAGTACTGTCGGTCTAAGGAGAGGAATGGAAGTAGTCGTCTTGCTTCTTTTCTTTGGATCTGCTTATGTCTCTACTTCGCTTGATTCTCATGCCAGTGGACTTCATGCTCTGTTTTTGGCCTTATTAGCTTGATTTCATAAGTGAGCATGAAGTTGGAATTGAATAGATAGTGAGAAAAAGCGCCTTTCGTGATTCAAGTAGTAAGCTCGGATTCATGATTGAGAAAGAAATCTTCCAAGCGCAGCTTTAGCTGAATCTATTATAGGGTAGGCTCTTTGGATAGATTGACTTAAGGCGATGAAGGCACACATATTTCAAATCTCGGCTCCCCTCAAGGAAAAAGCGGGATACTTAGCTGAAAGGGTGAACAAGGCCGAGCGCCTTCAAAGGTTGCTCCAGTCGCCTGAAGCCTTGTGGATTGATTGTGGGGGATTTAGGCGTGTCACGCCAACCATCTTCCAGTTCCTGGATAATCATTCCCGGATAATGCTTGCCGCAGGGGCTAACCCTATCTTCGCGCATACTTCCTTGGTTGTCTGGGAGTTGAATCAGAAGCATCGAATGAAAGGTTCTTTCCAAGACCATCTGCTATTGAATCAGCTGCTGTTGCCGGGCGAGATTCTATCTTTTCCTTGTAGTCCACGGGATTTTACTCTGGGGAAGCTCATTCCTTGGATGGATCATAACTTATACAAAGGATAGTCTCTGTAAGAAGGACCAAAGCGCACTGAAAGAACCTACCGATTCTTGCCAGTCATAACAACCAGAACGGGTTAGCCTTCGTTTGCCCCATTGGCGAAGTCATAAGTTGTGGTGAATCCGTGTCGCTACTATAAAGTGCTTTCCATAGTtcaatagagaaaagagagaagagcAGGCCGATTTCCTTTACTttattattaaacttaaacaaagaATCGTTTGACTTTGAATGCCGAAACCTTGAAAGCAAGGAAGGGCCTCTTTCCATCCATAGAATCTCTTCCTTATGCTAGCACTTTCAGCTATCTTTCTTAACCTGCTTCTATCAAAGCAGCTTGTAAACTCCGACCATCGTCTCAGTGAAGTAGCCCATGGGTATGGGATACGAACGATTAAGAGTTCTTGCTTAAAAAAAAAGGTACGTACTAACTGAGAGTGGAATCTATCCTGACTTTCAAGTAGCGCTTGATTGAGGGATGAACCCCGAATCCGTACTTTCCGGTACTATGCCTACTCCCCTTTCCTCTTTCAAGTGGGTTGAACTCTTTCTAAGGCAAAAGGCCAAGTGTGTGCCACGAGTGCTCTGTCTTCGAAAAGGCAGAATGCTGTTATAGAATCCGCTATTTTAGGAATAGAATAAGCTTTGTGTCCTAACCAGATGCCGTGGGGCGATAAGGGGTGCTTTATCTAAACTAGGCAGGAGAACTTGGCTAACTTTCCTACTCTGATAGCATCTCTGAACGGCAGGTACCCACAACCGCCGTAACGAAGGAATGAATCTATTAAGTGGGAAAGAGCCCTCGTAAGGCCTCTCTCATCCCTTGCTTATGCTGAATCGAGATTTTATTGGTCTTCTTTGACCCGCGGGTGCGAATCGGTAGCTGTGAAACTAGCTCTGGCTTGATGACTGCTTTACTTTTAGCTTTTTCCTGGGGCATAGAAGGAGTTGATCCTGGTCGAGGTAAATGGATTTAGGAATTCATACCCGGTTCAAGGGAAAAGGCAAGGAACCTTCAACAGGCATGGTACGAGAGGAAAGAGACCAGCCTTAGGCCTCTTCAGCTAATAGATGCGTCAAAGACCGTTGCCAGCTACTGCTAGTCGCAAACAAGCCCTTCCCTTCTGGGCTAGGAGTGAAATGCCCTCGATCGACTCGGGGCTAAAAGCCCTAATGAAGAAAAAGAATTGTCCTAAGATTGCCTACTTAATCCGGTactttcttcttccccaaaaacAGGAAGGTTTTGTCCGGATTTCTTACTATCTTCGGTACTGCTTTTGTTTTGAGAAGAATGAATCTCAAGTTTCATCCTCAGGTTCGGTAGGGGGCGTAGGAACGGATAGCGCTCTTAGTTAGCTTAGGAGCGGAGGTACGAGACAAAAAGGGGAGTTTCCCTCGACTAAGCAGTTTCCACTAGACCTTTGGCTAATAGTTTAGTTGTTCCCAGAGGAATTCAATCTGGGCAGCTAGAAAAGGAGAGGGGCGGTGTGTACAAGGCCCTGGAAGGAATTCACCGCCCTATGGCTGACCGGCGATTACTAGCGATTCAGGCTTCATGCAGGCGAGTTGCAGCCTGAAATCCGAACTGTGGACGGGTTTTTTGGAGTTAGCTCACCCTAGCAGCGGAATTGAATCAGAAAGCAAGACAGAATAGGCTCTTACTGCTCTAGAAAGAACTTCCCTTGAATCTACTGCTATTGATATTAGCTCAGGGACTTCGGTGCCTTAAGCGGAAGAGGGGATTTCTTTCTCTTTCTGGCTGCTACGCtcctttcttattctttttttctctctctgaAGTGAGTGAAGTCAAGCTAGCCTCAGCAAATCGGACATAAGCAATAGACCTAAATCCCCGTCCTTTTAGAAAGAGGATAGCGATTCTCTTCCAGTGCTTTAATGTTGAGTTCAAAGAGTAACCTATAAGAAAAAATGGTAGGAATACCCGGAACCTAGCTCTATCGGAACTTACCTCAGCGACTTTCACTTCCTATCGGCTTCGGACCGAAAGAGAGTGAGATGGAATCCAGAAGAGATAAGGCATTAGGCAATCTTTCTAAGAAATTTCAGTCATCGATTGACTCCTATTCCCACTTCTTAGGAGTGAAAGGCTGGTCTTGAAGAGCCTAGGTTCACTCATGACTTAGTGTGCAAGACCGGCTCTCCTCTTTCAACAATGTTCTAAGAGTGGGATTTTCGCTTTTCTGGATTTCCCACCAATTCCTTAGATCCCTAGTCTTAGAGCTAAAGGAAGTCCTCTAACTAATCTAATCCACCGAAGGAGAAGGCGGAGTTCTCTTTCCTCTGCTATCAATAATAAGGAATAGCAGGCTGCCGTTAAGGTAGCTCACCcggctcaacaatagaaatccctGCAGTTCAGCCACCCGCGGCTAATTCAATTCACTCTTCTTGAAGCTCTTGTGAAATGGTCTCTGTCCTTCGCTTTCCCTTCCATTCTTATGGTAACTAGGCCTGATAGCATCTTTGCTAGTCTTGTCGGACTAGGAGCTCTACTAGGCTTGACCGTGGGAAATTGCTTGATTTATGAAAGAAAGAATGACGTAGGTAGATAGAAGTAGTAGGAGTTCCCGTCGAAGGGCAAATGATTCATTTAGAAAAGATCCGATACCAAGTAAGAGCGCACTAGCTGGTCGGTGTGAATGATAAAGTCTTAAGTCAGTCTTTCTGGAACGCCACATCTTAGAATAGCAACATCCTTCTTATTACAGCACAAACCACAAAAAAGGAATTGCCTATAGAGAGGAAGTAGGCTTTAGACAAAAAGTGCCTCTTGTGCCCCTAGTAGGGAAAGCAGCTGAGATAGAGAGAGCAGCTCTCCCTTAAAGTCCTTTATAGATTTCTAGTCGGGAATAGAGCTGTGGCTTAGATCCCCTGATCGAGTAATGGGCTTTGTTTTTCTCTCGTTCACGTTGATAGCCCCGGTTCAGTTCAAGCTGCTGCGAAAGAATTTGTCGAAGTGGTGGAACGAGCTTTCCTATTAAAAGCTGCTAGGTGAATCCCTAAAGTAGATTAGTTCGATCAGCAAGACCCGTCTCCGCAGCATTGGAATCAATATTTTGCTTGGCATAGTTGCAGTACGACTTTCCTGGTCTATTTAACTAACTGAAGCTAGCCGAGATCGAGAGCTTTCTTATCATGCAGCTCCTGGATTGAAAAGAAGCTGGTGGGCCAAGGCTTAAACTGCCAGACAGAGACGAGCTAGCTGGACTCTTACGTAATTGAGTATAGAAAGAGGAATCGTCTTATGTGCGGATTGAAGTGCGTGATAGAGATAGATGCTTCCGTAAGTTTACTTTTTTCAGGAAAGCTAAATTCTTTTAGTCTTCCAGGGGGATCGAATCTTAACTAACTGACGTATTGTAATATCAACCAGCCGAGAATAAAATCAAAAGAAGATTGATTGAAAAAGCTAAAGTACTATTGATGGACTTCATGCAGCTGGCTTTCACTCGAATCTTTTTCAGTTATAAGGTTTTCTACTCCTTTATCCTTTGACTCTCAACTCAATGCATCACAGACTGACGAGTCTAAGACAAGTTAGAAGAGCTAATAGAACTTGGCTTACTTCTTACTGAATGCCGTACTTAACTGAGAGTTCTCCCGGTCCCGAGAGAACCCGGGATGTTAGCGATTAGTCAGTCCGGGTCCAGCTAGTCTTGCACTTCACTTTAAGACCGGTCCTTCAAACAAAGGCTTAGTAAGCACAGATTCCCTAGAAAGAAAGATTTCCTCTCTTACCCAGAATTCGAATGCTTAGCTAAGACTGAATTTTTCACCTTCTCGTTCATTACATTAGGTTAGGAGATCTAACCAAGCACGCGAAATGCGACATTGACTCAAGAAAGTCAATAAAAGAAAAAGCCAAACCTTAGAGTTCGCTGCCGGTACAGTGCCTATTCCTTATGAGTTCTAGGCGTCTTCTAGGCTTTCACCCTCTGCCAGTCAGCTATCGAGATTGAGATGCCTGCCTCAAAACCAGTCATCCGAGTGGGGCCCTGCGACATGTGCCATATTTAGGTTGCTTGCTTCCTTACACTAAGACCACTATCAGGCTTAGAGCCAAGGGGCCACTGCTTGCACGGACATAGGGGCATACGAACATAGGGGTAGAGTAGAGGTTTTTCCAACGCAGGACGGAATGGACTAGATGGACAGCTAGCACTGCCCCCTCACTTCCCACTTCCAAGAGAGGACCGAATCGAGGACTCGAAGACTTAGACAGAAACCCCTTTATATCGCTCCTGCAACAGAAAGACTCAATCAACAGCCGTATAATCAAgcaaaaaacaaagagaaagatTCGAGGGAGGAAGATGCTCTCCCTTACGGTCGAGTTACTTTGTTCCTTCCTCTCGCTTCGCTCGAGCATCTTCAAACCTCACTCCGGCGAATGGGTACCTAGGCTTCTCTTGCCAATGTATACAAATATAAAGACCTGGCGAACTATCTTTCCAAAGCCCCTTTCTTGCTGCAAGTATAATGATTAGACGAAGAAGAGGCCGTCAGACCAGAAAGAAAGCTACCCTTTTCAGCTAGATTGAGATTTAGGTAATGGGCCGTCAGACAGAGACTGAGCGCAGA comes from the Nicotiana sylvestris chromosome 4, ASM39365v2, whole genome shotgun sequence genome and includes:
- the LOC138889872 gene encoding uncharacterized protein; the protein is MAPSGASSSEDPNWTEALRSSKGQGETSERESTGTSSSINLQKERARPAPAPNEVASPAPVVPFPYQEDEIIGGDSVESIQQRPLSLRRKTPPSAEVIHHTTGPN